The genomic DNA AATAAGTAAATCTGTGAGCTGATCCACTGGCATATTATGGATATATTGACTATTGATCCAATCCAGTTTATCCCAGTCAAATTTAGCACCAGCTTTATTCACCCGTTCAAAGGTAAATTCTTTTGCTGCTTCATCTAAGGTAAATATTTCCTGAGTAGAATCCGGGGCAGACCATCCCAACAAGGTCATATAATTTACTAAACCTGCCGCAGTAAAACCCATTTTCTGGAAATCAGAAATAGAAGTTACACCATCCCGTTTGGAAAGTTTGCGTCCTTCTTGATTCAAAATTAGGGGTGTATGGGCAAATTCGGGGATTTTTGCACCCATAGCTTCATACAACAAAATTTGTTTAGCTGTATTAGCAATATGATCTTCACCACGAATGACATGAGAAATTTGCATATCAATGTCATCCACCACCACCACAAAATTATATAGTGGTTGACCAACTCCGTCAGATGAAGCGCGAGCAATGACCATATCACCACCCAGGTCACTACCACGCCAGGACATTGTACCCCGGACTAAGTCATGCCAAACAATTTCCCGGCCATCGTCAATTTTGAAGCGAATGACAGAAGTACGTCCCTCAGCTTCAAAAGCGGCTATTTGTTCTGGGGTAAGATGACGGTGACGGTTATCATATCTGGGTGCTTCGTTGCGCGCTTTTTGTGATTCTCGGAGCGCGTCTAATTCTGCGGATGTGGTGTAGCAGCGGTAAGCTAATCCTTGATCTAACAGTTTTTCTACCGCTTCCCTGTAAAGATCCAAACGCTGAGACTGAAAAAATGGACCCTCATCCCAGTTTAAGCCTAACCAGCGTAACCCATTGAGAATATTATCGGTGTATTCAGGGCGCGATCGCTCTAAATCGGTATCTTCAATTCTCAGAATAAATTTCCCATCGTGGTGACGAGCGAACAAATAATTGAACACAGCAGTTCTAGCTGTTCCAATGTGTAAATTTCCCGTAGGACTAGGAGCAATACGAACTCTAACAGACACAGTTAATTCTCTCTCTCAAAAAGCAAGATTACTATAACAATTGCTGAGGGGCTATAAACAACCAGTCAAGGTATTTCTCCCAGATTGGTAAAATTGGTGTTTGCTATTCACCTTCTCAGTAATCAGCTTATTTTATCTATATTTAGAACGGGACTGACGGGGCTCGAACCCGCAACTTCCGCCGTGACAGGGCGGTGCTCTAACCAATTGAACTACAGTCCCTTGCGTTTTCTCAACTATACTATTATTACTTGTTATTTTGGATTTGTCAACTATTGGAAAGAAAAAAATTAATTTTCCTCCCCTGTCTGCCCTGATTCCTATGCAGACTGGTTCTGGGATTCCAGATGTGCCAATATTTGCATTTGTATCTGTTTGTACTTCTCCTTTAACAGCTTTTTACTGGCTTGAGATTGGGATGAGGATGGTAACTGCTGACTCTGTGTCACCCAGGTTTTCAGCTTTTGCTTTTGTGCAGAAGAAATACTGTTAGTAAGAATTTTAACACAATTGTGGGGAGGTTCTAGGGTGAAAAAAAAGAACGGGTAAGACTGATCAGTAGTTAAAGCCGATACTAGATGAAGATTTTGAGGATTTTGCATATCTAGGTAGCAGGGCAACCACCTCGGACCAAGCTGGGGATGATAAAGCAATGTAATCCATAACAGCATTGGATGAGGAGTAGTAATAAATGTAAACTGATTGAATATTTTGTTATCGGCTCTATTTTTGATTTCTTGTGCGGGCAACATTAGCCACAGGGAAATTGTGGAAGCTTTGCCAGTGTCTATTAACTGGGGAAAAACAATTTCCTGAATGGGTTTACCTTCAGGCCAAACGAGTTTTCCATAACTATTGCTGATTTTTTCGGAATTTTCAGATACCAGGGGATGATGAGTTGTATGTTGTGGCTCTACAGTGTTATGAGTGTTATGGGGAATGGCTGAATCAGAAATATCTATTTTTGACAATGTTTGGATAACATGACCCATATCCTGGGGACGATTTTCTGGCTTTTTCTCCAAACAAGCCATAATTAGCTCGTTTAGGGGCTGGGGTACTGTAATGTAAGGATTTACTTCGGTGATCGCCTTGGGTTGTTCAAACTGATGTATTTTATACCAAGATCCAAAATAATTATTGTCTGCTTGCCAAGGTTTTTGTCCTGCCAACATTTCAAACATCATCACACCCAAGCTGTAAATATCGGAACGACTATCTACTTCTGACCCTTCTAATTGTTCAGGTGAACAGTATGGTAAAGTTCCATGAAAACCTTTAGTCTTAATTGGTGCTGCGGAGTTTAAAAATTTGGCAATACCAAAATCCAGAATTTTTACTAATTGTCCCAACATAGGATCGGGAATAACAATAATATTGGCTGGTTTAATATCTCTGTGGACTAACTGATAAACCTTACCTTCCATATTTACACCTTGATGGGCGCACTGTAAGCCCAAACAAATCTGACGTGCAAGATTCATAAAAATAGGCAACGGAGTAGGAATTAAGTCTTTTAAAACCCTACCAGATAGATATTCCATTACATAATATGCTTTTCCACTTTGGCTAACACCATAGTCATAAGCTCTGACAATATGAATACTTTTTTGGCTCAATGCAGCACTGAGTAAAGCTTCTCGATTAAATTTAGCTTCTATTTTGGAATTGACTGTTTGGGATAAAAATTTTATGGCAACTGGTGTACCTCCTAGCAAAACATCAGATGCTAAAAAAACTTCACCCATACCACCTTTACCTATTAATTTCTGAAGCTGATAACGGTTGGCCAGCAACTCCTGATTTTCTGGAGACGCATGAGGGCTGTTGTTCACTATAATAACCTCTAGCTAATAACCTCTATGAGAAAATTGAATTAATTGATATTAATTAAGGTTAGTTACTCTATTATGATGGGGGTTTCCAGAAAGTTACTAATTTTATTAACCAATTTCTAAAAGAAAATGAAGGGTTAACTGTATGTAGATTCATCTGTTCATTTACTTCTGCTTTGAATTTTTCATATTCTAGTTTCAGCATAATTTTAGCTTGAGTAGGAGAGGTAAGTCGCTCTATTCTTTGACTGGAATTGATAATATCGGAAATATATTGACGTTGTTTAGCTGAAAGCATAAAAGTCGTGACATAGTTACATTTATGGGGATATTCATGGGCAAATAGTAATAGATGATAGTAGCCAATTCCTGCTAGGTTACGTAAGATTTTTTCTTCTCGATTATCTTTGAGATCCAAATAATAAGCCAGCCATCTAATCAAATTTGTATTCTCTTCATATAACATTGTTAACCATAACATTATTGGGTAATCTTCTGATTTGCCAATAAATTTATTACTATGTTTTTTATCTTTGAATTTTTCAATCTCTGCTTCGGGTAGCATTGCCCAAAAAGTTGGTATATTGCCTTTAGGTGTATGTAAAAGATGGGGGAAACAAATTAGTGCAATAGGCTTGTTTTTAGGCCAGTATTTTTGCCAACATAATTGTTCAGAAATAGATGTTAAAGGTACTAATTTTAAACTTGTATCAGGCTCAGATTTTTTACTATTAGAGGTATGATTATTTTCAATATGTTTTTCGATTTTAACTAAATCGTCTAAAATTTCTTTGACATTTTTGGGTCTATCATGGATGTCCTTGGCTAAACAACGCATGACTAATTGTTGTAATTCCTGGGGAACTTGTATATGGGGATTAACTTCTTCAAAGGTTGGTGGAGCTTCAATACAATGTAGTTTACACCACGTGCTAAAAGAATGGCTATTTGTGTAGAATGGATGTCTACCTGTCAGCATTTCAAACATCAATAAACCCAAACTATAAATATCAGACCTAACATCCAATATTTTCTGGCCTTGCATATGCTCTGGCGATGAATAAGGTAAACTACCTATAAAAGATTCTGTCATTGTCATCCCACTAGTTTCGGTCAGGAATTTAGCAATGCCAAAATCAAGAATTTTGACTGTTTCTGTCGGTTTACTATCGTTGGCAAGAAATATATTCTCTGGTTTTATATCTCTATGTAAAATTGGATATATTTTTCCTTTTAAGACTACTCCTTGATGAGCGCAATCTAAACCTAAACAAATTTGCTGGCAGACTTTTAAAAATCTAGATATACTTAAACTCTCTCTTTTTAAAACTTGTTTAATGTTTCTCCCTCGCAAATATTCCATTACATAAAATGGGGTTTTATCATTAGTGATGCCATAGGTTAAAACACGAGTAATGTGTGGGCTTTTTTTACCTAATTGAGCGCCGATGAAAATTTCTCTCCCGAAACGTTCAGCTAGCTGTTTATTTCTGATATTTAAAGAGAGCATTTTTACAGCTACTAACATACAGTCTCTAGCTACATCTTCTGCGAGGTAAACTCTACCCATGCCTCCTGAACCTAGAATATCTCTGACTAAATAGCGATGATTTAATAACTGTCCAATGTAAATGTCTAATTCTGATTTATACTCATTCATATCCTGGTGGTTATAGTGGGTTAAAAATTAAATAAATATGGATACTTATTACAGTATATTTTAGCAAAATTATAATAAATATTATTGATTTTGATGTATATAATTTTTGATTTTCGGAACTTATAGCTGATGTTATCCTGTCAAATGATTTTTGAATTACATCACTTGTCCACGTAAAAGCTACATAATCTTGTGTAACATATTTTCTGATTTTTCGTGTAGCTGTAATAATACTTAAATTATTTTATTTGATAATATTTATTTACGTATATATACTTAAAGACTGCTACTGAGGGGCAGAAAGTCGTAATAGACGTAATAATCTCATCAGAGGTGTCAGGGGTGATTCCACTTTGATGGCAAAGGCTAAGATTTGTGTGCTTTGCAACCTGTTAAAATTATTATCACTAACTAAAATTAATGAGGTTTTGCCATTAGGTAGTTTAGAACCCAGGGTAAAACCTTCAATGTTGTCTAAGGCCACATCTAACGTTTGCAAATCTAATAATCTGTTTTTGGTGACTGGTTGGATGTTTTGAATATCGGCAGTTGCTAAACTATTAATGTTTTGAATTTCATCGGCATTTTCTAAGGAAACCTGAAATAAAGAAATCGCAAATCCTAAACCTGTAAAACTTCTTTCTAAACTCAGGAGGTTGCCATAGTTATCTAGTGCAATTAATTCAGGTAATCCACTATCAAATCTACCTGTAAAATTGAAAAGAGGTGTAACTGGTTCTGT from Okeanomitos corallinicola TIOX110 includes the following:
- the gltX gene encoding glutamate--tRNA ligase; the protein is MSVRVRIAPSPTGNLHIGTARTAVFNYLFARHHDGKFILRIEDTDLERSRPEYTDNILNGLRWLGLNWDEGPFFQSQRLDLYREAVEKLLDQGLAYRCYTTSAELDALRESQKARNEAPRYDNRHRHLTPEQIAAFEAEGRTSVIRFKIDDGREIVWHDLVRGTMSWRGSDLGGDMVIARASSDGVGQPLYNFVVVVDDIDMQISHVIRGEDHIANTAKQILLYEAMGAKIPEFAHTPLILNQEGRKLSKRDGVTSISDFQKMGFTAAGLVNYMTLLGWSAPDSTQEIFTLDEAAKEFTFERVNKAGAKFDWDKLDWINSQYIHNMPVDQLTDLLIPFWEEAGYSLTDGRERPWLEQLVSLIAASLTRLVDAVPMTKMFFTEAVELTEEGSQQLQQEGVKAVLEAIITALENEPQLSPESAQEIIKQVVKAQKVKKGLVMRSLRAALTGDVHGPDLIQSWLLLNQIGLDKQRLNQAV
- a CDS encoding serine/threonine-protein kinase; amino-acid sequence: MNNSPHASPENQELLANRYQLQKLIGKGGMGEVFLASDVLLGGTPVAIKFLSQTVNSKIEAKFNREALLSAALSQKSIHIVRAYDYGVSQSGKAYYVMEYLSGRVLKDLIPTPLPIFMNLARQICLGLQCAHQGVNMEGKVYQLVHRDIKPANIIVIPDPMLGQLVKILDFGIAKFLNSAAPIKTKGFHGTLPYCSPEQLEGSEVDSRSDIYSLGVMMFEMLAGQKPWQADNNYFGSWYKIHQFEQPKAITEVNPYITVPQPLNELIMACLEKKPENRPQDMGHVIQTLSKIDISDSAIPHNTHNTVEPQHTTHHPLVSENSEKISNSYGKLVWPEGKPIQEIVFPQLIDTGKASTISLWLMLPAQEIKNRADNKIFNQFTFITTPHPMLLWITLLYHPQLGPRWLPCYLDMQNPQNLHLVSALTTDQSYPFFFFTLEPPHNCVKILTNSISSAQKQKLKTWVTQSQQLPSSSQSQASKKLLKEKYKQIQMQILAHLESQNQSA
- a CDS encoding serine/threonine-protein kinase, which gives rise to MNEYKSELDIYIGQLLNHRYLVRDILGSGGMGRVYLAEDVARDCMLVAVKMLSLNIRNKQLAERFGREIFIGAQLGKKSPHITRVLTYGITNDKTPFYVMEYLRGRNIKQVLKRESLSISRFLKVCQQICLGLDCAHQGVVLKGKIYPILHRDIKPENIFLANDSKPTETVKILDFGIAKFLTETSGMTMTESFIGSLPYSSPEHMQGQKILDVRSDIYSLGLLMFEMLTGRHPFYTNSHSFSTWCKLHCIEAPPTFEEVNPHIQVPQELQQLVMRCLAKDIHDRPKNVKEILDDLVKIEKHIENNHTSNSKKSEPDTSLKLVPLTSISEQLCWQKYWPKNKPIALICFPHLLHTPKGNIPTFWAMLPEAEIEKFKDKKHSNKFIGKSEDYPIMLWLTMLYEENTNLIRWLAYYLDLKDNREEKILRNLAGIGYYHLLLFAHEYPHKCNYVTTFMLSAKQRQYISDIINSSQRIERLTSPTQAKIMLKLEYEKFKAEVNEQMNLHTVNPSFSFRNWLIKLVTFWKPPS